In Chrysoperla carnea chromosome 2, inChrCarn1.1, whole genome shotgun sequence, the following proteins share a genomic window:
- the LOC123292457 gene encoding radial spoke head protein 4 homolog A translates to MQDEADESSPNDSAMDEEVLGQEPNLDHQFNKAKAFLQKPSLFTGDNLFDHLSDLLNKILSERPQNIIDFFEDYSRKVKECRYRNATDHLRDIYEQTEEVEDSIKLKPLINPLRVVDFEESVEESVEESDDSSHVSVLESFRLLAEAGISIPKCDMYVLELSLRKLYQNEPIKNLRFWGKIFCLEADYYIAEAELSDEGIARLEAEEEEEEEAEEEDEEMALEEEGGEPAPTVPRKKPPLPKLIKIEEKVVPCERFAQGANKKLYYVCHQPGIDPWIKLPDVTPQQISVSRKIMKYFTGNLEHPLESWPPFPGVEKNYLRAQIGRIAAGTSVAPVGLYTYFENEEEEDFNDEDDERIRTEIYLNSNYDKVNVRDLNDGTLSFWVHTALYILPQGRCIWWNPNELKGEENEEDEEGGEEMVEAETGPVLLSPLTNDASLESIPPWTVRLTTALIPEKACAYIRSNLWPGAYTVTADDKCVYMYMGTGHKYTAYNYSPPPLHPVLREYPIGPEILEMQDPSGAQEEAWRIAHEKHPPAEEEHMESEEDDEDDDDILN, encoded by the exons ATGCAAGACGAAGCAGATGAAAGCTCTCCTAATGATTCAGCAATGGATGAGGAAGTGCTTGGTCAAGAACCAAATTTGGATCATCAATTTAACAAAGCTAAagcatttttacaaaaaccaaGCTTGTTTACTGGAGACAATTT ATTTGATCACTTATcggatttattaaataaaattttatcagaacGACCTCAAaatataatcgatttttttgaagattataGCCGAAAAGTAAAGGAGTGTAGATACAGGAATGCAACTGATCATTTACGAGATATTTATGAACAAACGGAAGAAGTTGAAGATTctataaagttaaaacctttaataaat cCACTTCGCGTTGTGGATTTTGAAGAATCTGTAGAAGAATCTGTAGAAGAATCTGATGATTCATCACACGTTAGTGTATTAGAATCTTTTCGTCTGCTAGCTGAAGCTGGTATTTCAATTCCAAAATGTGATATGTATGTTTTAGAATTATCGTTACGAAAACTGTATCAAAATGAGCCCATTAAAAACTTAAG GTTCTggggtaaaattttttgtttagaagCTGATTATTATATAGCTGAAGCAGAATTAAGTGACGAAGGAATTGCCCGACTCGAAGCT gaggaagaagaagaagaagaagcagAAGAAGAAGACGAAGAAATGGCATTGGAAGAGGAAGGTGGAGAACCTGCCCCAACAGTACCTCGTAAAAAACCACCTCTtccgaaattaataaaaattgaggaAAAAGTAGTACCATGTGAAAGGTTTGCGCAGGGTGCtaataaaaaa CTGTATTACGTATGCCATCAACCGGGAATAGATCCATGGATTAAATTACCCGATGTTACACCTCAACAAATTTCTGTTAgtcgaaaaattatgaaatatttcactGGCAATTTAGAGCATCCT ctgGAAAGTTGGCCCCCATTTCCTggtgttgaaaaaaattatttacgtgcACAAATCGGACGTATTGCAGCGGGTACATCAGTAGCTCCTGTTGGATTATATACATACTTTGAAAATGAGGAAGAGGAAGATTTTAACGATGAAGATGACGAAcgaa TTCGaacagaaatttatttaaatagcaaCTACGATAAAGTAAATGTAAGAGACTTGAACGACGGAACTTTATCATTTTGGGTACATACAgcattatatattttaccacAAGGTAGATGCATATGGTGGAATCCAAACGAATTAAAAGGG GAGGAAAATGAGGAAGATGAAGAAGGAGGGGAAGAAATGGTAGAAGCAGAGACTGGGCCAGTACTGTTATCACCGTTAACTAATGACGCATCTTTGGAATCAATTCCACCTTGGACAGTAAGATTAACAACAGCTTTAATACCAGAGAAAGCTTGTGCTTACATACGTTCTAATTTATGGCCTGGTGCTTACACTGTAACCGCTGACGA taaatgcGTTTATATGTATATGGGTACGGGTCACAAATATACAGCATACAATTATTCTCCTCCGCCATTACACCCAGTATTGAGAGAATATCCAATCGGTCCTGAAATTCTAGAAATGCAGGATCCATCCGGTGCTCAAGAAGAAGCGTGGCGTATAGCCCATGAAAAACATCCTCCCGCTGAAGAGGAACATATGGAATCTGAAGAAGATGACGAAGACGACGacgatattttgaattaa
- the LOC123292456 gene encoding nuclear export mediator factor NEMF homolog has product MKTRFSTYDIVCSVTELQRLVGMRVNNIYDIDNKTYLIKLQRTEEKSILLLESGNRIHTTGFEWPKNVAPSGFSMKMRKHLRNKRLESLRQLGIDRVIDLQFGSGEAAYHVILELYDKGNLILTDYQMTILNILRPHTEGEAIRLAVKEKYPLDRAREHTRVYSVEELKEILANAKTNDTLKKILNPNLDYGPAVIDHVLLEAGFPSNCKLGKQFDIENDIEKLHAALLKAEELICVASKTTSKGYIIQKKEERPTTDETKEFIYTNQEFHPIIFAQHKNLPVKEFETFDAAVDEFFSTFESQKIDLKALHQEREALKKLDNVRKDHDQRLRALEETQEVDKQRAELITRNQELVDSAILAIRSAVANQLSWPDIDGLVKAAQEKNDPVAKTIKKLKLEKNHITLLLTDPYASENSSAEENEDGLKPMMIDIDLALGAFANARKYYDQKRTAASKQRKTIESQGKALKSAEKKTKQTLKQVQITTSINKARKVYWFEKFYWFISSENYLVIGGRDQQQNELIVKRYMRPGDIYVHADIHGASSVIVKNPTGEAVPPKTLNEAGIMAICYSVAWEAKVITSAWWVHANQVSKTAPTGEYLTTGSFIIRGKKNYLPPCHLIMGFSFLFKLEDGSIERHKGERRVRTIEEEELDQKKLEENGLENIEEDVELESDKEDEQNAGESDKEQEKNKSDSENNDEDEDSKNKFPDTQIKIEHFGGTKINIRPDPSNLLVNQSDDDDFSDSERVIYLGDDKPVVLKSQNQRSRNTSESKNKTQKSSTNNDQNKDQKQQQSSQLKRGQKGKLKKIKEKYKDQDDEERQLRMEILQSAGAGKETKKSKKNKETNKKQKNVQQQIKITPNPKSAIKNNNDADGGGGGQEDEDEKEITVAADVDMLDSLTGIPHSEDELLFAIPIVAPYNTLTNYKYKVKLTPGTGKRGKAARTAVTMFLRDRNTTPREKDLLRSVKDENVARNLPGKVKVSAPKLQNLKR; this is encoded by the exons atgaaaacacgATTTAGTACTTACGATATTGTTTGCAGTGTAACAGAACTGCAAAG acttgTTGGAATGCGAGTTAATAACATTTATGATATAGAcaataaaacatatttgataaaactgCAGAGAACTGAAGAGAAAAGCATTTTACTGTTAGAATCAGGAAATCGTATTCACACAACTGGATTTGAATGGCCTAAAAATGTAGCACCATCTGGTTTCAGTATGAAAATGCGTAAACATTTACGAAATAAACGTCTTGAATCTTTACGCCAGTTAGGAATCGATCGTGTTattgatttacaatttggttCTGGTGAAGCTGCATATCATgtaattttagaattatatgataaaggaaatttaattcTTACCGATTACCAAATgactattttgaatatattacgACCGCATACAGAGGGTGAAGCAATTCGTCTTGCAGTTAAAGAGAAATATCCGTTAGATCGGGCCCGTGAACATACTCGAGTGTATAGTGTTGAGGAGCTAAAGGAAATATTGGCAAATGCCAAGACTAACGATActctgaaaaaaattctcaatcctaatttag attATGGCCCGGCAGTAATTGATCACGTATTATTGGAAGCCGGATTTCCATCAAATTGTAAATTAGGAAAACAGTTTgatattgaaaatgatattgAGAAGTTACATGCAGCTTTACTAAAAGCTGAAGAATTGATCTGTGTAGCAAGTAAAACCACTTCAAAA GGATATATAATTCAGAAAAAAGAAGAACGTCCAACAACTGATGAAAcgaaagaatttatttatacaaatcaaGAATTTCATCCAATTATATTTGCACAGCACAAAAATTTACCTGTAAAAGAATTCGAAACATTCGATGCTGCAGTCGATGAATTCTTTTCAACATTTGaatcacaaaaaattgatttaaaagcaTTGCATCAAGAACGTGAAGCTCTGAAAAAATTAGATAATGTTCGTAAAGATCATGATCAACGGTTGCGTGCATTAGAGGAGACGCAAGAAGTTGATAAACAAAGAGCCGAATTAATAACACGTAACCAAGAGCTAGTTGATAGTGCCATCTTAGCAATTCGCAGTGCTGTCGCTAATCAG CTTTCATGGCCTGATATTGATGGATTAGTAAAAGCAGctcaagaaaaaaatgatccagttgcaaaaacaatcaaaaaattaaaattggagaaGAAtcatataacattattattaactgaTCCTTATGCATCGGAAAATTCATCAGCAGAAGAAAATGAAGATGGTTTAAAACCAATGATGATTGATATTGATTTAGCTTTAGGAGCTTTCGCAAATGCTAGAAa ATATTACGATCAAAAACGTACAGCCGCATCCAAACAACGTAAAACAATAGAATCACAAGGAAAAGCATTAAAATCAGCcgaaaagaaaacaaaacaaactctAAAACAAGTACAAATCACAACAAGTATAAATAAAGCACGTAAAGTTtattggtttgaaaaattttattggtttattaGTTCAGAAAATTATCTTGTAATTGGTGGTCGAGATCAACAACAGAACGAATTAATTGTAAAACGTTACATGCGTCCTGGTGATATATATGTGCACGCTGATATTCATGGTGCTAGTAGTGTTATTGTAAAAAATCCAACTGGTGAAGCTGTACCTCCAAAAACTTTAAATGAAGCTGGTATTATGGCTATTTGTTACag tgttgCATGGGAAGCTAAAGTGATAACTAGCGCATGGTGGGTACATGCAAACCAAGTGAGTAAAACTGCTCCAACTGGTGAATATTTAACTACTGGTAGTTTTATAATTCGtggaaagaaaaattatttaccaccATGTCATTTAATAATGGGCTTTAGTTTTCTGTTCAAATTGGAAGATGGCTCAATTGAAAGGCATAAAGGCGAACGTCGTGTTCGAACCATTGAAGAAGAAGAACTTGACCAAAAGAAATTAGAAGAAAATGGCTTAGAAAATATTGAAGAGGATGTCGAATTAGAATCAGATAAAGAAGATG AACAAAATGCAGGAGAAAGTGATaaagaacaagaaaaaaataaatctgatTCAGAAAATAATGACGAAGATGaagattcaaaaaataaatttcccgatactcaaattaaaattgaacattttggTGGAACAAA aataaatattcGTCCAGATCCAAGTAATTTACTTGTGAATCAATCTGATGATGATGACTTCAGTGATTCAGAACGTGTTATATATTTGGGAGATGATAAACCAGTCgtattaaaatcacaaaatcaaCGGTCTAGAAACACAAgcgaatcaaaaaataaaactcagaAATCATCTACAAATAATGATCAAAATAaag atcaaaaacaacaacaatcgAGTCAATTAAAACGTGGCCAaaaaggaaaattgaaaaagatcAAAGAAAAGTATAAGGATCAAGATGATGAGGAACGGCAATTACGGATGGAAATTTTACAATCAGCCGGCGCTGGAAAGGaaactaaaaaatcaaaaaagaataaagaaacaaataaaaaacagaaaaatgtccaacaacaaattaaaattacaccaAATCCAAAGAgtgctattaaaaataataatgatgctGATGGTGGCGGAGGAGGTCAAGAGGATGAAGATGAAAAAGAAATCACTGTTGCAGCGGATGTTGACATGTTGGATTCGTTAACTGGAATTCCTCACAGTGAAGATGAATTGCTTTTTGCTATACCAATTGTAGCACCATATAATACTCTTACGAATTATAA gtataaagtaaaattaacacCAGGTACTGGAAAACGTGGCAAAGCAGCAAGAACAGCTGTAACAATGTTTCTACGAGACAGAAATACAACACCACGCGAAAAAGATTTATTACGATCCGTTAAAGATGAAAATGTAGCTAGGAATTTACCAGGAAAAGTCAAAGTATCAGCAccgaaattacaaaatttgaaacgataa